One segment of Apus apus isolate bApuApu2 chromosome 1, bApuApu2.pri.cur, whole genome shotgun sequence DNA contains the following:
- the LOC127390307 gene encoding MIEF1 upstream open reading frame protein-like, producing the protein MAAWSREAVLTLYRALLRQGRGLRYTDRDFYLASIRREFRKNQGLQRPEDKERQLEKGQAFLQSKLGGLV; encoded by the coding sequence ATGGCAGCGTGGTCCCGGGAGGCCGTCCTGACCCTCTACCGGGCTCTGCTGCGCCAGGGCCGCGGGCTGCGCTACACCGACCGGGACTTCTACCTCGCTTCCATCCGCCGCGAGTTCCGCAAGAACCAGGGGCTGCAGCGGCCGGAGGACAaggagaggcagctggagaaggggCAGGCTTTCCTGCAGAGCAAGCTCGGGGGGCTGGTTTAG
- the MIEF1 gene encoding mitochondrial dynamics protein MID51 isoform X2: MLPAHRGLEEAWKVLPQARQEVSPVLLTNALGHRLFPSHEVQAICQEEPSGAEEVPPSPVSARKALCLLPEEGGHPRGGAGSGQASRRGHLRGAAQLPASQAARHAPAGHVPEWQPVRRSAVTADHIQLIVPLMLEQNLWSCIPGEDTIMNIPGFYLVRRENPEYFPRGSSYWDRCVVGGYLSPKAVADTFEKVVAGSINWPAIGSLLDYVIRPAAPPADLTLEVQYDPGRHLFIDFLPSLTLGDIILVARPHRLVHNDNLWRLSLRPAETARLRALDQCDSGCRCLCLKIFKAICKLNPALGHLTASQLTNVILHLSQEESDWSQDMLADRFLQALKGLIRYLEAGVLPSALNPKVNLFSELTPEEVDELGYTLYSSLSEPEVLLQT; encoded by the exons ATGCTCCCTGCCCACCGCGGTCTTGAAGAAGCCTGGAAGGTGCTTCCACAGGCACGCCAGGAGGTCTCTCCTGTTCTCCTTACAAATGCGTTAGGTCACAG ACTTTTTCCGAGCCACGAAGTCCAAGCCATCTGCCAAGAGGAGCCAAGTGGAGCTGAAGAAGTCCCGCCTTCGCCTGTCTCTGCAAGAAAAGCTCTTTGCTTACTACCGGAGGAAGGTGGCCATCCCAGGGGAGGAGCAGGCTCGGGCCAAGCAAGCCGCCGTGGACATCTGCGCGGAGCTGCGCAGCTTCCTGCGAGCCAAGCTGCCCGACATGCCCCTGCGGGACATGTACCTGAGTGGCAGCCTGTACGACGATCTGCAG TGACAGCTGACCACATTCAGCTCATTGTGCCTCTGATGCTGGAGCAGAACCTGTGGTCATGCATCCCCGGGGAGGACACCATCATGAACATTCCTGGCTTCTACTTGGTGCGTCGGGAGAACCCTGAGTACTTTCCCCGTGGGAGCAGCTACTGGGACCGCTGTGTGGTGGGAGGTTACCTTTCCCCCAAAGCTGTAGCAGACACCTTTGAGAAAGTTGTAGCTGGCTCCATCAACTGGCCAGCAATTGGTTCTCTCTTGGATTATGTGATCcgtccagcagctcctccagcagatTTGACACTGGAAGTCCAGTATGATCCAGGGCGGCATCTTTTTATTGACTTCCTACCATCCCTGACACTGGGTGACATCATCCTTGTGGCCAGACCCCATCGATTGGTCCATAATGACAACCTGTGGCGACTGAGCCTGCGGCCAGCAGAAACGGCTCGCCTCCGAGCTCTGGACCAGTGTGATTCTGGCTGCCGTTGCTTGTGCCTGAAGATCTTCAAAGCGATATGCAAGTTGAACCCAGCCCTGGGCCACCTCACTGCCAGCCAGCTCACCAACGTCATCCTGCACCTATCCCAAGAAGAGTCTGACTGGTCCCAGGACATGCTGGCTGATCGCTTCTTGCAGGCGCTGAAGGGTTTGATCCGCTACTTGGAGGCAGGTGTCCTCCCAAGTGCTCTGAACCCCAAGGTGAACTTATTTTCAGAGCTCACCCCTGAGGAAGTGGATGAGTTGGGATACACCCTCTACAGCTCTCTGTCAGAGCCAGAGGTCTTGCTGCAGACGTAA
- the MIEF1 gene encoding mitochondrial dynamics protein MID51 isoform X1 has translation MAGAGQRRGRKDDNGIGTAIDFVLSNARLVLGVGGAAMLGIATLAVKRMYDRAISAPSSPTRLSQSGKRSWEEPNWLGSSSRLLSQDMKTNLSRSLQTLPTDPSAADTDFFRATKSKPSAKRSQVELKKSRLRLSLQEKLFAYYRRKVAIPGEEQARAKQAAVDICAELRSFLRAKLPDMPLRDMYLSGSLYDDLQVVTADHIQLIVPLMLEQNLWSCIPGEDTIMNIPGFYLVRRENPEYFPRGSSYWDRCVVGGYLSPKAVADTFEKVVAGSINWPAIGSLLDYVIRPAAPPADLTLEVQYDPGRHLFIDFLPSLTLGDIILVARPHRLVHNDNLWRLSLRPAETARLRALDQCDSGCRCLCLKIFKAICKLNPALGHLTASQLTNVILHLSQEESDWSQDMLADRFLQALKGLIRYLEAGVLPSALNPKVNLFSELTPEEVDELGYTLYSSLSEPEVLLQT, from the exons ATGGCGGGCGCTGGGCAGCGCAGAGGGAGGAAGGATGACAACGGCATCGGCACGGCCATCGACTTCGTGCTGTCCAACGCCCGGCTGGTGCTGGGCGTGGGGGGAGCTGCCATGCTGGGCATCGCCACGCTGGCCGTCAAGCGG ATGTACGACCGGGCAATCAgtgctcccagcagccccactCGCTTGAGCCAGTCGGGAAAGAGAAGCTGGGAAGAACCAAACTGGCTGGGCTCCTCCTCACGCCTGCTGAGCCAGGACATGAAGACCAACCTCAGCCGCTCCCTGCAGACCCTTCCCACTGATCCTTCGGCCGCAGACACAG ACTTTTTCCGAGCCACGAAGTCCAAGCCATCTGCCAAGAGGAGCCAAGTGGAGCTGAAGAAGTCCCGCCTTCGCCTGTCTCTGCAAGAAAAGCTCTTTGCTTACTACCGGAGGAAGGTGGCCATCCCAGGGGAGGAGCAGGCTCGGGCCAAGCAAGCCGCCGTGGACATCTGCGCGGAGCTGCGCAGCTTCCTGCGAGCCAAGCTGCCCGACATGCCCCTGCGGGACATGTACCTGAGTGGCAGCCTGTACGACGATCTGCAG GTAGTGACAGCTGACCACATTCAGCTCATTGTGCCTCTGATGCTGGAGCAGAACCTGTGGTCATGCATCCCCGGGGAGGACACCATCATGAACATTCCTGGCTTCTACTTGGTGCGTCGGGAGAACCCTGAGTACTTTCCCCGTGGGAGCAGCTACTGGGACCGCTGTGTGGTGGGAGGTTACCTTTCCCCCAAAGCTGTAGCAGACACCTTTGAGAAAGTTGTAGCTGGCTCCATCAACTGGCCAGCAATTGGTTCTCTCTTGGATTATGTGATCcgtccagcagctcctccagcagatTTGACACTGGAAGTCCAGTATGATCCAGGGCGGCATCTTTTTATTGACTTCCTACCATCCCTGACACTGGGTGACATCATCCTTGTGGCCAGACCCCATCGATTGGTCCATAATGACAACCTGTGGCGACTGAGCCTGCGGCCAGCAGAAACGGCTCGCCTCCGAGCTCTGGACCAGTGTGATTCTGGCTGCCGTTGCTTGTGCCTGAAGATCTTCAAAGCGATATGCAAGTTGAACCCAGCCCTGGGCCACCTCACTGCCAGCCAGCTCACCAACGTCATCCTGCACCTATCCCAAGAAGAGTCTGACTGGTCCCAGGACATGCTGGCTGATCGCTTCTTGCAGGCGCTGAAGGGTTTGATCCGCTACTTGGAGGCAGGTGTCCTCCCAAGTGCTCTGAACCCCAAGGTGAACTTATTTTCAGAGCTCACCCCTGAGGAAGTGGATGAGTTGGGATACACCCTCTACAGCTCTCTGTCAGAGCCAGAGGTCTTGCTGCAGACGTAA